ATCTGCACGGAGCGCCAACTGAGCGTCGGCACCGCGGCTGCGGCCAGGGCAGCGAGCAGGGCCGCGCCGCAGCCCGCAAGGCGCATCGAGGGGGCCGCGCGCACGGAACGGGCGCCTATCGCCGGCGCGCCGTTCCCGTCCGCTCGCGCGCGGCCGGCCGCGCGGCCCGCCGCCGCCCGGACGGGGGCGTCCCTCGCGTCTGGCGGCCGCGCCGCCGGGGCGGCGAGCCGGAGCGGCCCGAGCGTCGCGCGTCCGGCCTGCGGCCGCGCCGCCCGAAGACGCGCGCAAGGATGCGCTCGCCGGACTGCGTGCGCCCCCACAGGACGAAGATGGCGAACGCGGCGACCGCGAGGATGGCCGCGGCTTGCTGCAGGTTCACCCGCGAAGACCTCCCGGCAGCGCTCGGCGGCGCCGCCGGGTGGCCATTTCGCCAAGTGCGCCGCGCGCTCCTCCGGCGTGCGCGCGAGGGAGAGCCGGGAGCGGGGCGTCAGGCGGCCCGGCGCATCGCCAGGAACCACACATGGCGGGCGCGGTCCAGTGGGCCCTCGTAGAGCACGCCGTACTCGAACTCCAGGCGGCCTGCCGCGTTCAACACGGTGCGGCGCACGATCTCGCCGGCCAGCGGGGGCAGGTGGGCGCTCTCCGGGGCGCTGATCACGATTCGAGCGCCGCAGGCGAGGTTGTGCGGCGCGCGCAGGCGCACGCCGGTGCGGCTGATGTCGATCAGAAGGCCCTCACAGGCGTCGCTCTCGTGTTCGATCCGCACGGCGGGCAGGGCCGCGTCCTGTCGAAGCGCGGTGCGGCGGTCCTCGGGCGGAAGTTGCAGTGGCATGGTCGGCTCCGGTGTCGGCCTGCCTTCCGGCAGGCATGCGGCATGCCGTGCCGGGGTGCGTCCGGCCGGCGTCGGGTCGGTACGCCTCATTATCGGCGGACGCGCACCCCGCGCGCAGGGGTTGGTTGACGGCCCCTGGAGGGTCTGCTAGAATGGGGAGCCGGCCCCGGTCGTGGCCGCCGCGCCAGGAAGGAGACCCGCCCCTTGTTGAGACGCCGCTTCGGCAAGACCGGCCTGGAGATCTCCGTGCTGACCCTCGGCGCGATGCGCATTCCGCCCGAGCCCGGCGAGGAGCCCGATGCCAACCGCGACCGCGCGCTCGCCACGCTGCGCCGCGGGCTTGACGTGGGGATCAACCACATCGAGACGGCGCGCGGCTACGGCGCAAGCGAGTCGCTCATCGGCGAGGCGCTTCGCCGGGGCGCGATCCGCCGCTCCGAGTTCCTGCTCACCACCAAGATCCCGCCGATGGAGACCGCGGACGAGTTTCGCCTCGCCCTCGACGACTCGATGCAGCGCATGGGCGTCGACCTGGTCGACAACCTGGACCTGCACGGCATCAACACAGCGGAGCAGCTGGACCTCGCCATGCGCGCGGGCGGGTGCATGGACGCCGTGCGCCGCGCGATCGACGAGGGCATCGTGCGGCACGTCGGCTTCTCCACCCACGCACCCCTCGACGTGATCCTGGCGGCCATCGGCACCGGCGCCTTCGAGTCGGTGAACCTGCACTTCTACTACATGAACCAGCGCAATCGGCCCGCCGTGGACCTCGCCGCCGCCAGCGGTATGGGCGTCTTCATCATCTCACCCACCGACAAGGGCGGTCAGCTCTTTGACCCGCCGCGGCGTCTGACCGACCTGTGCGCGCCCTACACCCCCATCCAGATCAACCAGCGCTGGCTGCTCGCCCAGCCGGAGGTGCACACGCTCTCGCTCGGCGCGGCCCGGCCGGAGGAGTTCGACGCCCACCTGGCAACGGTCGGGCGCGGCGGACCGCTGGAGCCGGAGGAGCAGGCGATCGTCGCACGCCTCGACGAGGCCAGATCCGCCCTGGGCGATACCTACTGCACCGGCTGCCAGGCGTGCTTGCCCTGCCCGGAGGACGTGGCGATCCCCGAGATCCTGCGGCTTCGGAACCTCGCGGCTGCGTATGACATGGTGGGGTTCGGGAGGTACCGCTACGGCACTCTGACGCGGCGCAACCCGGAGACCGGGGAGCGCGCCGGCGGCATCGGGCACTGGCTTCCCGGCACGCAGGGCGACTTCTGCACCGATTGTGGCGACTGCCTGCCGCGCTGCCCGGTGCACCTGCCGATCCCGGCGCTCCTGCGCCAGACGCACGGACTGTTGAGTGGCGAAGGGCGGCGTCGGCTCTGGGAGTAGGCGCCCGCGAGCGCGGCCAATGCATTCAGTGAGGAGGGCCTTCCATGGCATTCACCATCACGCTCGGGTTCGCGACCGAGCACGACCGCGACGCCTTCGTGGAGCGCGTGATCCCTCGGCTGCGAGGACATGAGGTCGAGCCAACGGCCCCGGCCGAGGACGACGGACTCCACCGCGCGGCGGTGGCGGTCACCTCGCAGAGCGCCGCGCGCGACGTGTGTCACCACGTGGCCGGGTCCCTCGCCCACGCAAAGAACGCCCGGGTGGACGTGTTCTGGAGCGCCGCGGACGGCGAGGAGCAGACGGGCCAGGTGACCGCGGGCGCCGGACGCGAGGTGGACCGGCTCGCCATCCGCGTGGGCGCGGCGGCGAAGGCGCATCTGGACGCGGAGAAGGAGGCGCAGGAGGCGGCTTCGGCGCCCGAGGAGGACTGAGGCTCAGGCGGCGACCGTCGCGGCCAACCGCGCGAACTCCTCGAGCGAGAGCGTCTCACCGCGGCGCGCCGGGTCGATCCCGGCGCGCCGCAGCAGGTCCTCGGCCCCGGCACGCCCCAGGCCCGTGGCCGGCGCCGCGAGGGCGTTGAGCAGCGTTTTGCGGCGCATGGCGAAGGCGGCGCGCACCAGGCGAAAGAACGCCACCTCGTCCGGCACGACGACCGTGCCGCCCGGCGCCAGGTCAAGCCGCACGATGGTGCTGGATACCTCGGGCGCCGGCACGAAGAGGTGCGACGGCACCGTGCCGGCCTTCTCCACGCGCGCGTTGTACTGCGCGAAGACGCTGAGCGCCCCGTATGCCTTGCCGCCGGGCGCGGCCGCCAGGCGATCGGCGACCTCCCGCTGAACGAGGAGCACGATCGTTCGGATGTGAGCGCGACGCTCCAGCAGGCGCTCCAGGATGGGCGTGGTGATGTTGTAGGGGATGTTGCCGACGACGACGCCCGGCGCCTCGCCGAAGGCCGCGTCCAGCAGAGCCTTCGGGTCCATCTCCAGGAAGTCGCCATACACGACGCGCACGTTGTCAAGGCCGGCGAGCGTCTCCGCCAGAATGGGGGCCAGCAGGGGGTCGATCTCGACGGTGGTGACGAACGCGAAGAGGTCGGCGAGGGACCGGGTGAGCGCACCCAGTCCCGCGCCGACCTCGAGAACCCGCTCGCCGGGCCGGGGAGCGGCCGCCCGCGCGATCCGGTCGAGCGTGTTGCGATCGCAGAGGAAGTTCTGCCCCCAGCGCTTACGCGGCCTCAGGCCTTGTGCTCGGAGCAGCGCGCTGGCATATGAGGGTGATGCGGGATCGGCCATCGGGCACCGCCGGAGCCCGTCGCCCGCGTCGGAGCGCGGGGCGCCGGAGGAGCGTCTCAGTCCAGGATGTGCACGATCACTTTCCGGCGGCCGACGTTCGCGGCCCCCTGACGGGTGTCGTGTCCAAGATCGATCCGGTTGCCCTTGATGGCGCGGCCGGTGTCAGCGGCCACCGCGTACCCGTAGCCTTCGATGTACAGCCTCGTGCCGAGTGGGATGAACTTCGGGTCGACTGCGACCACCCCGTGCCCGACCCGAAGGCCCGTCGCCGTGCGACTGTAGCCGCCATTCGACGCTGGGCTTGGGTCGTAGCCAGTCGCGATCATCGTCAGTACGTTGCGCCCGGAGAAATAACCGCGCGAGGCGAGCTTGCCCCGCCGTCCATACGCGATGACCTCCGGTCGCGGATGCTTGAGGACCTTGGAGGACAGCTTCTCGCGTCGGATCTCCTCCTTGTCCTTGTAGGTCACCCGGTAGATGACCTTCTTGATGCCCTTAACCCCGCTGCGGACGGTCTTGCTGGTGCCGTCGCGCAGCTCCGAACTGCTTCTCCTGAGGGTTGGATAAGGGATCGGCTCGCGCTGCTCGATCTTACGCGTCGTCGTCGGCGCATCGGACCGGCTGGTGTTGCTGCTTCTGGTGGCCGGGGCCCCTTGTAGGACCGGGGAGAGGGCCATGAGGCCCGCCGCCACGATAGCGGCGACCCCGAATCGGCCAGGAGCAGAGCCAGGAATCGACAATAGTCGTCCCTCCTTCCATGGCTGATGGGCTGGTAACCCTTTTGGATCGGCCAACGACCTCCTCTGATGGCCCACGCGGTGCCGCGCGGGCCCGTTTGGGCTGCATCCCCCTCGAACGGCAGGGAGTCTAGCACACGCGCCGGAGCTCTGTCAACCCCGAACTAGCAGAATTGCGTCTGGTAGTCGGCCGGCCGGGCGAGCATAGCGCCGCAGGCAGGCACGCCGGCGAGCGGCACTCTGGAGCCGTTGCCCATCCCCTGCTATCGGGAGTTGGGCACCGGATCTTCTGCCGCGACCCTCGCCCGGCGGTCGCGACGGCCGCAGTCGCCCTGCGCCCGAACCCGCTCCTGCCTGCGCGTTTTGACACCCGGATCGCCAGGATGTTACAATGCGTCGTGATGATCCGCTGCGTTCCCGCGATCGGCGTGACCCTGGCGGTAGTGCTCGCGGGCCCTGTGGGCCGGCCGCAACCGAAGCCCTCGGCGCCGGCCGCGAAGCTCTCGCAGGCCTCCATCCTGCCCGCCACCGTGCCCTACGATTTGCGCCACGGCCTTCTGCTCGTTCCTGTCGCGGTCGGCACCGCGGCGACGGAGCCGGCCGCGCTCGACACGGGCTTGCCGACCTCGGTGATGGGTGCGCAACTGGCTCAGACGATCCGGCTGGCCGGGGGCCCCATCACGGAGGTGCGCTGCCCGACGGGCGCTCTGAAGCTCGCCTCGGCCCCGGCGCAGCTTGTTCGCATCGCCGGCATGGTGCTCACGGACGTCCCGTTCTGCGTGGGCGACGTGGTGGGGCAGCTCTCGGCTCGCTCGCTGGAAGACGCCCCTCGCCTCTGGCTTGGCGCGTCGGCGCTTGCCGGGCTGAGCGTCACCATCGACCCGGGCAGCCGCGACGTCACCTTCCGGGCCGCTGGCGCCCCCCTCCCGAACCACGCTCCCACCGCGCCGATCCGCGTTGTGGGCCCGCACATCGTGGTCAATGTGCGCGTGAACGAAGGCCGGCCGTTCGCGGCGATCGTGGACACGGGCTCCGCGGGGACGCTGATCCCGGCCGCCACGGCGAGGGAGCTGAAGCTCGCCCCGAGCGTCACCGTGCCGATCCGGCGCGCCGACGGAAAGGATGCCAGGGCCTGCCTGGTGCGCCTGCGCGAGTTGCGCGTGGGCGCGGTCACGCTGAAGGACGCCGCCGCGTACTACCTGGACGGCGTGCCCGAGGAGGAGGCCGCGACGGCCGTGCTGGGGACCGACCTGCTCCTGCGCCACCGCGTTACGATCGACCGGCAGCGCAAGCGCATCGCGTTCGAGAAGGTGGAGGCGCCGTCCCCGCCTCCGTCGTCCACCCGGAGAGGCGAGACTCCTTGACGATGGCGGGCATCGGCCGTATAATCACGATGTCCGTCGGCTCCCGAAGGCCGCCGTCGATGACGGATGCCGACGTGT
This portion of the Chthonomonadales bacterium genome encodes:
- a CDS encoding PilZ domain-containing protein produces the protein MPLQLPPEDRRTALRQDAALPAVRIEHESDACEGLLIDISRTGVRLRAPHNLACGARIVISAPESAHLPPLAGEIVRRTVLNAAGRLEFEYGVLYEGPLDRARHVWFLAMRRAA
- a CDS encoding aldo/keto reductase, whose product is MLRRRFGKTGLEISVLTLGAMRIPPEPGEEPDANRDRALATLRRGLDVGINHIETARGYGASESLIGEALRRGAIRRSEFLLTTKIPPMETADEFRLALDDSMQRMGVDLVDNLDLHGINTAEQLDLAMRAGGCMDAVRRAIDEGIVRHVGFSTHAPLDVILAAIGTGAFESVNLHFYYMNQRNRPAVDLAAASGMGVFIISPTDKGGQLFDPPRRLTDLCAPYTPIQINQRWLLAQPEVHTLSLGAARPEEFDAHLATVGRGGPLEPEEQAIVARLDEARSALGDTYCTGCQACLPCPEDVAIPEILRLRNLAAAYDMVGFGRYRYGTLTRRNPETGERAGGIGHWLPGTQGDFCTDCGDCLPRCPVHLPIPALLRQTHGLLSGEGRRRLWE
- the rsmA gene encoding 16S rRNA (adenine(1518)-N(6)/adenine(1519)-N(6))-dimethyltransferase RsmA, which translates into the protein MADPASPSYASALLRAQGLRPRKRWGQNFLCDRNTLDRIARAAAPRPGERVLEVGAGLGALTRSLADLFAFVTTVEIDPLLAPILAETLAGLDNVRVVYGDFLEMDPKALLDAAFGEAPGVVVGNIPYNITTPILERLLERRAHIRTIVLLVQREVADRLAAAPGGKAYGALSVFAQYNARVEKAGTVPSHLFVPAPEVSSTIVRLDLAPGGTVVVPDEVAFFRLVRAAFAMRRKTLLNALAAPATGLGRAGAEDLLRRAGIDPARRGETLSLEEFARLAATVAA
- a CDS encoding G5 domain-containing protein, whose protein sequence is MSIPGSAPGRFGVAAIVAAGLMALSPVLQGAPATRSSNTSRSDAPTTTRKIEQREPIPYPTLRRSSSELRDGTSKTVRSGVKGIKKVIYRVTYKDKEEIRREKLSSKVLKHPRPEVIAYGRRGKLASRGYFSGRNVLTMIATGYDPSPASNGGYSRTATGLRVGHGVVAVDPKFIPLGTRLYIEGYGYAVAADTGRAIKGNRIDLGHDTRQGAANVGRRKVIVHILD
- a CDS encoding retroviral-like aspartic protease family protein, which codes for MLQCVVMIRCVPAIGVTLAVVLAGPVGRPQPKPSAPAAKLSQASILPATVPYDLRHGLLLVPVAVGTAATEPAALDTGLPTSVMGAQLAQTIRLAGGPITEVRCPTGALKLASAPAQLVRIAGMVLTDVPFCVGDVVGQLSARSLEDAPRLWLGASALAGLSVTIDPGSRDVTFRAAGAPLPNHAPTAPIRVVGPHIVVNVRVNEGRPFAAIVDTGSAGTLIPAATARELKLAPSVTVPIRRADGKDARACLVRLRELRVGAVTLKDAAAYYLDGVPEEEAATAVLGTDLLLRHRVTIDRQRKRIAFEKVEAPSPPPSSTRRGETP